AGGTTGTCAATGACGCCAATCTTATCTTTAACCTTCGCGCCGCCAATGATGGCAGTGAACGGACGCTCTGGATTTGATAATGCTTTTCCAAGAACTTCAAGCTCTTTTTCCATCAGGAAGCCTGATACAGCCGGAATGTACTTGGCGATGCCTTCTGTTGAAGCGTGCGCACGGTGTGCAGCTCCGAATGCATCGTTCACATATACATCTGCAAGCTCTGCAAATGCCTTTGCAAGTTCAGGATCATTCTTCTCTTCGCCTGGATAGAAACGGACATTTTCAAGAAGCAGGACATCGCCCTCGTTCATGCTGTCGATTTCGGATTTTACAGAGTCCCCGTAAGCTTCATCTGTCTTCTTCACATCCTTGCCAAGAAGCTCAGACAAACGCTTCGCAACTGGAGTCAAACGCAATTCTTCAACAGCCTGCCCCTTCGGACGGCCAAGGTGGCTTGCAAGAAGGACTTTCGCGCCCTGTTCAACAAGGTACTGGATCGTTGGCAGTGCTGCACGGATCCGTGTTTCATCCGTAACCTGTCCATCCTTCATCGGCACGTTGAAATCAACGCGGCAAAAAACTCTTTTTCCTTTAACATCCACATCTTTTACTGTCTTTTTGTTCAAGGCTAGAGACCTCCTTTAAAATAGCGCCAATGCGCGATTAAGCAGAAAAAGAGGAGAGGGAATTACCCCGCTCCCCTTTTCATCCTACTACATTATAGTCAATATTGGATTAGTTATCCAATCTTAGCTTACAGACCTTTTTTCGCGATGAAGTCTACAAGGTCAACTACACGGTTAGAGTAACCAGACTCGTTGTCATACCAAGAGATAACTTTTACCATGCTGCCTTCCATAACCATTGTTGATAGTGCATCGATGGTAGAAGAGTTTGCACAGCCATTATAGTCGCTAGATACTAGTGGCTCTTCGCTGTATCCAAGGATACCTTTAAGTTCGTTTTCAGAAGCTTTCTTAAATGCAGCATTGATTTCTTCAACTGTTACATCTTTGTCAAGCTCAGCAACAAGGTCAACCAATGAAACGTTTGGAGTTGGTACACGCATTGCTCCACCGTTTAATTTGCCTTTAAGTTCAGGCAACACTAGAGAAACTGCTTTTGCAGCACCAGTTGTTGTTGGGATGATGTTTTCCGCAGCAGCACGTGCACGACGGTAGTCTTTGTGCGGAAGGTCAAGGATTTGCTGGTCATTTGTGTATGAGTGAACAGTTGTCATCATACCGCGCTTGATTCCGAAGTTGTCGTTCAGAACTTTTGCGAATGGAGCCAGGCAGTTTGTTGTACAAGATGCGTTAGAGATTACGTGGTGGTTAGCTGCATCGTACTTATCATCGTTTACACCCATAACGATTGTGATATCTTCGTCAGATGCCGGTGCTGAGATGATAACCTTCTTAGCTCCTGCTTCAAGGTGCTTCGCAGCGTCTGCACGCTTAGTGAAACGTCCAGTAGATTCAACTACTACTTCTACGCCAAGGTCGCCCCAGCCAAGTTGAGCTGGATCTCTTTCAGCAAGTACTTTCACTTTGTGGCCGTCAACTACTAGGTAGTCACCGTCAACTGTAATTTCTTCGTTCAATGTTCCGTGAACTGTATCATATTTTAAAAGGTGAGCAAGCATGTTTGCATCTGTTAAATCGTTAACTGCTACTACTTCTACATTAGGGTTTTTCAAAGCCGCGCGGAAAACTACGCGTCCAATACGTCCAAATCCATTAATACCTACTTTTACTGCCATGAGTATTTCCTCCTTTGATTCCTATAAAAGGTGTTGTTTATATTAAGGTGTTACCCTTGTAACAATGTTTTAGCGGCTCCTTCATCCGTAATCAGGATGGTAGAGGAAGGTGCCTGTTTCATATAAGCTCTGATCGCTTTTGCCTTGGACTCTCCACCGGCAACCGCGATGATATCGCCTATATTCGCGAGATCATTAAGCTGAAGGCCAATCGTCAGCACTTTGTGGACGATTTCTCCATCTTCATTAAAATAGTAACCAAAAGCCTCGCCTACTGCTTTTCCATCGAGGATCTTATGTAAATCCTCCGGACTGGTATTGCGGCGTTCCGCCATTGTAATAGCGTCTCCAATACCATGTAAAACCATGCTAGCTGATTTGACTAAATTCCAGACCTCGTAAATCAACGGTTCTTTGATGAAGGATTTGTAAACCTCTGTGCTGACCTGGTCGGGTACATAAAAGACTCGGTTGCGTGAATTCGTATTGTCCGCCATGATCGCACAAACTGTGTTTGCCTGATTCTTGACGTCCTCGCCGATTCCGCCCCTTGCCGGCACGAACAGCAAATCCTTTTTGCCAAAGTCAGGAGTCAAGCTATCCGCTACGGCCGCCATCGTCGATCCTCCTGTTACAGCAATAATATTCTTGCTGTGGAGAAGCTCTTTCATACTGTTGGCTGTCGCGCGTCCCAGCTCACTTTTCACCCAGGGAGACTGGTCGCTGTCACCCGGGACTACAATTACCCTCCGGATGCCCATGTGCTCCTGAAGCTTGCGCTCTAATGAGTCTATACCCATTATGTCCCGCATTACTCTTTCAAGACTTTCCAGTATATCTTTTCCCGCTTTGGTCAGTGTCATTCCCTGAACTGACATCGAAATCAGATTCTGGTCTTTCAAAAACTCCACCTCAGAACGCAAAATCCGTTCAGTCAAGTTTAGGCTGATCGAAAGGTTTCTCCTGCCAACTGGCTGCATCACATTTATGTATTGGAGGATGAGGTATCGTTTTTGCATAACTTGCAATAAATCGGGCAATATTCTTTTTTGAATATCAATGAGCGAAAAGTCCATGTTGATATTCTCCTTTTCCAGCGTTGGACTTAAAGTGTCCCGCTAAGACATATTATGTCCCACTCGCGGTAAAAAAAATCACCCCTGCTACAAAACTCATTCTAACAGGAGTGAAACCCTTAATCAACTTATAAACTCAATGTTTTTTCGTGAAAACGCTTCATTTATGAACTTTTTGTTAATAATTCCGTATTGCAGCTCTTCGCCGTCCAATTCGATGACTGGAATCATGATTCCGTACTTTTCGACGAGCTCATCATCGAGGTCGATATTGATTTCTTCTATTGTAATATTCCATTTTGTTTGTAAGTCTTCGAGGATCTCACGCGCTGTTTCACACAAATGGCAGCGTGGTCGGGAATATAGTTTGACTGTTTTTTGCATTTTGGGCTCCTTAAAGTGATTTGAATATCAATATTTTGCTAAT
This portion of the Mesobacillus sp. S13 genome encodes:
- a CDS encoding sugar-binding transcriptional regulator; this translates as MDFSLIDIQKRILPDLLQVMQKRYLILQYINVMQPVGRRNLSISLNLTERILRSEVEFLKDQNLISMSVQGMTLTKAGKDILESLERVMRDIMGIDSLERKLQEHMGIRRVIVVPGDSDQSPWVKSELGRATANSMKELLHSKNIIAVTGGSTMAAVADSLTPDFGKKDLLFVPARGGIGEDVKNQANTVCAIMADNTNSRNRVFYVPDQVSTEVYKSFIKEPLIYEVWNLVKSASMVLHGIGDAITMAERRNTSPEDLHKILDGKAVGEAFGYYFNEDGEIVHKVLTIGLQLNDLANIGDIIAVAGGESKAKAIRAYMKQAPSSTILITDEGAAKTLLQG
- a CDS encoding glutaredoxin family protein encodes the protein MQKTVKLYSRPRCHLCETAREILEDLQTKWNITIEEINIDLDDELVEKYGIMIPVIELDGEELQYGIINKKFINEAFSRKNIEFIS
- the gap gene encoding type I glyceraldehyde-3-phosphate dehydrogenase — its product is MAVKVGINGFGRIGRVVFRAALKNPNVEVVAVNDLTDANMLAHLLKYDTVHGTLNEEITVDGDYLVVDGHKVKVLAERDPAQLGWGDLGVEVVVESTGRFTKRADAAKHLEAGAKKVIISAPASDEDITIVMGVNDDKYDAANHHVISNASCTTNCLAPFAKVLNDNFGIKRGMMTTVHSYTNDQQILDLPHKDYRRARAAAENIIPTTTGAAKAVSLVLPELKGKLNGGAMRVPTPNVSLVDLVAELDKDVTVEEINAAFKKASENELKGILGYSEEPLVSSDYNGCANSSTIDALSTMVMEGSMVKVISWYDNESGYSNRVVDLVDFIAKKGL
- a CDS encoding phosphoglycerate kinase; the encoded protein is MNKKTVKDVDVKGKRVFCRVDFNVPMKDGQVTDETRIRAALPTIQYLVEQGAKVLLASHLGRPKGQAVEELRLTPVAKRLSELLGKDVKKTDEAYGDSVKSEIDSMNEGDVLLLENVRFYPGEEKNDPELAKAFAELADVYVNDAFGAAHRAHASTEGIAKYIPAVSGFLMEKELEVLGKALSNPERPFTAIIGGAKVKDKIGVIDNLLEKVDNLIIGGGLAYTFVKAQGHEIGKSLLEEDKIDLAKSFMEKAKAKGVNFYMPVDAIVADDFSADANSKVVAIEEIPSDWEALDIGPKTAETYRDVIQKSKLVIWNGPMGVFEIDKFAEGTKAVAQALADANDTYSVIGGGDSAAAVEKFGLAEKMSHISTGGGASLEFMEGKQLPGVVALNDK